From the genome of Papaver somniferum cultivar HN1 chromosome 2, ASM357369v1, whole genome shotgun sequence, one region includes:
- the LOC113353691 gene encoding loricrin-like, with the protein MGGKGGGGGGKGSGGGGGGGSKGGRGGGSKGGAGSGGSKGSPSASSGSKSSSGGGAGKSSASHSSGGAGGMMKSPGRGGEQISRAGFESNPSGYFQGIRK; encoded by the coding sequence ATGGGTGGCAAAGGAGGCGGAGGCGGAGGTAAAGGATCAGGTGGTGGAGGAGGCGGAGGAAGTAAAGGAGGAAGAGGTGGAGGAAGTAAAGGAGGAGCAGGAAGTGGAGGTAGTAAAGGCTCTCCATCTGCTTCTTCTGGATCAAAATCATCTTCTGGTGGAGGGGCCGGGAAAAGCAGCGCCTCCCATAGCAGCGGTGGTGCTGGTGGAATGATGAAATCCCCAGGAAGGGGTGGCGAACAAATATCTAGAGCTGGCTTTGAAAGTAATCCAAGTGGTTATTTTCAGGGAATTCGAAAGTAA
- the LOC113353692 gene encoding uncharacterized protein LOC113353692, whose translation MSASILMSSHGMAYAAAMAVSGTIIILSFCRPKLTAVSVSKFSTKSDEPQNLRSCTCSEGKKRNKKMKKRVHFAEDVVDPVGKDCCGPCGSQQEEVRGIPPNRMALYNGILRDRKHRMTYIPSS comes from the exons ATGTCTGCTTCAATCCTTATGAGTTCTCATGGTATGGCTTATGCAGCTGCCATGGCAGTTTCCGGTACAATAATTATCCTCTCGTTTTGTCGTCCAAAACTGACTGCAGTTTCGGtctccaagttttccaccaagtCTGATGAGCCACAAAATCTACGATCTTGTACATGTTCTG aaggaaagaaaagaaacaaaaagatgaagaaaagggTTCATTTTGCTGAAGATGTAGTAGATCCAGTTGGGAAAGATTGTTGTGGTCCTTGTGGATCTCAGCAAGAAGAAGTTCGAGGAATTCCTCCTAATCGTATGGCCTTGTATAATGGAATTTTACGAGATCGCAAGCACCGGATGACTTATATCCCGAGTTCATAA